A segment of the Streptomyces sp. NBC_01235 genome:
CATCGTCGAGGTCCACCGGCCGGACAAGGTGCTCTTCCCGGCCGGCGAAGACGGAAAGGAGTACACGAAGGGCGACCTCGTCGCTTACTACCGGTCGGTCGCCCCGTTCCTGCTGCCGCAGCTGCGCGGCCGCCCCCTGATGCTGGAACGGCACCCGGACGGGATCGACGGGCCCCGCTTCATGCAGAAGAACACCCCCGAGCACCATCCGGAGTGGATCACGCGGGTCGAGGTGGCCAAGGAGGACGGCACGGTCCGCCACACCGTCTGCGACGACTCCGCCACCCTGGCCTTCCTCGCCGACCAGGCCTGTCTCACCCTGCACCGCCGGCTGTCGCGGAGCGGCCGGGTCGACTGCCCCGACCTGATGGTCTTCGACCTCGACCGGGCCGACGGCTCCCGCTTCGCCGCCGTCCGCGAGGCCGCCGTATGGCTGGGCGAGCTCCTCGGCGAGCTGCGGCTGCCCTCCGCCCTGATGACGACCGGCTCGCGCGGGCTGCACGTCGTCGTCCCCGTCGGCGGGTCCGGCGACCTCGGCTTCGACGAGGTGCGCGGCTTCGCCCGGGACGCCGCCGAGCTGCTCGTCGCCGCACACCCCGACCGGCTGACCACAGCAGCCCGCATCAAGGACCGCGGCGACCGGCTCTACCTGGACGTGCAGCGCAACGGCTACGCCCAGACCGCCGTCGCCCCCTTCACGGTGTGCGCGCGGCCCGGGGCGCCCGTCGCCACGCCGATCACCTGGGAGCAGCTCGACGATCCCGAGCTCGGCCCGCGCCGCTGGACCATCGCCGACGCAGTGGAGCAGGCCCGCACCCGGCCCTGGTCAGGGATGACGGGGCGGGGGCGCTCCCTGGGCCCGGCCCGGCGTCGGCTCGACGCACTGCGCGGCTCGTGAAGGTTTGGCCAAGAGCCTTCAGGCCACCCGGAGGAAGAGGTGGCCATGGTCAACACAAAAAGCACATCACAGTCACGAACTTCACATGATTCCCAGGATTCAAGTACCTCGGAGCACGTGC
Coding sequences within it:
- the ligD gene encoding non-homologous end-joining DNA ligase codes for the protein MSAGAGGGDVRKVRAGRRIVEVHRPDKVLFPAGEDGKEYTKGDLVAYYRSVAPFLLPQLRGRPLMLERHPDGIDGPRFMQKNTPEHHPEWITRVEVAKEDGTVRHTVCDDSATLAFLADQACLTLHRRLSRSGRVDCPDLMVFDLDRADGSRFAAVREAAVWLGELLGELRLPSALMTTGSRGLHVVVPVGGSGDLGFDEVRGFARDAAELLVAAHPDRLTTAARIKDRGDRLYLDVQRNGYAQTAVAPFTVCARPGAPVATPITWEQLDDPELGPRRWTIADAVEQARTRPWSGMTGRGRSLGPARRRLDALRGS